From the genome of Colletotrichum higginsianum IMI 349063 chromosome 4, whole genome shotgun sequence, one region includes:
- a CDS encoding Integral membrane protein translates to METGTETAPTAPTGAPAPAFNTEPAAVFWLVWAGVWTATVLCGMAFLFVNRHMPFLRIRGLALSFGAVTMLHLYWMSVQIGLSVGQFVPDGAEFWVMGLYLPFGIALFHASNSRFLHVAKAQRRYADKPPPPCGACLPPSLSLSPSPSPSPSSSKPLHSPAAACSCGLRDSRSLAARFRRLDYTTKMLTVVCTGMVVQVLLTVAMYLASRKYHPWFGIPGTEVKGTPTQQKVEMGRGWEWWPSVLWQFVWAWMVAPVILCKSRGIRDTQGWRLQTIACCLASLHATPMWLVALYVPEMAPVNRYFIPPQWICLSILFIEIFAIFIPCWQVVRHKSLQQETLESIAVWEAKNRNRNDDDGGGHGSDSFITDSTKVGSRASVVWQSLVELEKNTSQADSVYTMSALEYVLDKNPEPLRKFSALRDFSGENIAFLSAVGEWKASIPQGPGVGRQRSPELARDRFNRALRIYTEFVSPYHAEFQINIASQDLKRLQGVFDHAARIMYGGRTERFTDPVVPFEDAMWSPAAAAAEEGSDQEETGGAASAAMLRWNGSADPIADRVQYWGEIPEAFNAAVFDDAEASIKYLVLTNTWPKFVKERRTSLGSEDSGETAETDHSASTSTSTSALSRVARYFRGIKAAT, encoded by the exons ATGGAGACAGGGACAGAGACCGCGCCAACAGCTCCCACTGGCGCACCGGCGCCCGCGTTCAATACGGAACCGGCCGCAGTCTTCTGGCTCGTCTGGGCGGGGGTCTGGACGGCAACGGTGCTCTGCGGCATGGCATTCCTCTTTGTCAACCGCCACATGCCGTTTCTGAGGATCCGCGGGCTGGCTTTGTCGTTTGGCGCCGTCACCATGCTCCACCTCTACTGGATGTCGGTGCAGATCGGCCTGTCTGTTGGCCAGTTCGTgcccgacggcgccgagttCTGGGTCATGGGCCTCTATCTGCCcttcggcatcgccctcTTCCACGCCTCCAACAGCCGCTTCCTACACGTCGCCAAGGCGCAGCGGAGGTACGCGGACAAGCCGCCACCGCCTTGTGGTGCTTGCCTGCCgccctcactctcactctcaccctcgccctcgccctcgccctcgtcctccaaGCCTCTGCACTCTCCGGCGGCCGCCTGCAGCTGCGGACTCAGAGACAGCAGGTCGCTGGCGGCCAGGTTCCGTAGGCTAGACTACACCACCAAGATGCTGACTGTCGTCTGCACGGGCATGGTGGTACAG GTCCTCCTCACGGTTGCCATGTACCTCGCCTCGCGCAAGTATCACCCGTGGTTCGGCATACCCGGTACGGAAGTCAAGGGCACGCCGACGCAGCAAAAGGTCGAGATGGGCAGGGGCTGGGAGTGGTGGCCCTCGGTCCTCTGGCAGTTCGTCTGGGCCTGGATGGTTGCGCCCGTCATCCTCTGTAAGTCGCGTGGGATTAGGGACACCCAAGGGTGGCGTCTCCAGACCATTGCGTGCTGTCTCGCAAG CTTGCACGCTACGCCAATGTGGCTTGTCGCCTTGTACGTGCCCGAGATGGCGCCCGTTAACAGATATTTCATCCCCCCTCAGTG GATCTGCCTCTCCATCCTCTTTATTGAGATCTTTGCCATCTTCATCCCGTGTTGGCAAGTGGTGAGGCACAAGTCGCTCCAGCAAGAGACGCTCGAATCCATCGCCGTCTGGGAGGCCAAGAACAGAAAtcgcaacgacgacgacggcggcggccacggcagCGACTCCTTCATCACCGACTCGACCAAAGTCGGATCCCGCGCCTCCGTCGTCTGGCAGTCGCTGGTCGAGCTCGAAAAGAACACCAGCCAAGCGGACAGCGTCTACACGATGAGCGCCCTGGAGTATGTGCTCGACAAGAACCCGGAGCCCCTGCGCAAGTTCTCGGCCCTCCGGGACTTTTCGGGAGAGAACATTGCCTTTCTATCGGCAGTCGGCGAGTGGAAGGCGTCGATTCCGCAAGGGCCCGGCGTGGGTCGGCAGCGGTCGCCGGAGCTCGCGCGCGACCGGTTCAACCGCGCCCTCCGCATCTACACCGAGTTCGTCAGCCCCTACCACGCCGAGTTCCAGATCAACATCGCCTCGCAGGACCTCAAGCGCCTGCAGGGCGTCTTCGACCACGCCGCCCGGATCATGTACGGCGGACGCACCGAGCGCTTCACGGACCCCGTCGTCCCCTTCGAGGACGCCATGTGGAgccctgcggcggcggcggccgaggagggtTCGGATCAGGAGgagaccggcggcgccgcctccgccgccatgcTGCGGTGGAACGGCAGCGCGGACCCCATCGCGGACCGCGTGCAGTACTGGGGGGAGATCCCGGAGGCGTTCAACGCGGCCGtgttcgacgacgccgaggccagcaTCAAGTACCTCGTGCTCACCAACACGTGGCCCAagttcgtcaaggagagGCGGACCTCGCTGGGTTCGGAGGATTCCGGggagacggccgagacggatcactcggcatcgacatcgacctcgacctcggcgctgTCCAGGGTCGCGAGGTACTTTCGAGGGATCAAAGCCGCGACGTAA
- a CDS encoding Cytochrome p450: MAGFLAVAAAAAVAVAAILRLVYLGLLPRPIPGIPCNKDSTTRLMGDAPYFIELGKSGAFWITFFTDLLARHNTPIAQYFTGPLSGSHVVVADYREARDLMTKRGKDLARGSKNNHVWQGVLPEHFIAMEDFHPSFKHAKFLTKDLMTPSFLHGVSAPASYKTVVNFIKFWKRKAVLADGLPFDAAEDLEGFTYDIMMTAAFGIAEQDSHTVDRLNTPQTAKDVRLVGDGPGKVAEFPPIKIPEMISALHVLNDSLNGAFWLGKPAVFHAVNNLRPSVRRAFGSKRSIIQSHIDRSVEKQLSSRGGSKEDFASAVDYVISREISAAGNDGRRPVFDSLRLNDMLWGYFVGGHDSTHSTLCFTVKYLGDNQDAQSRLRGALRAAYPEAREQGREPTVDEIVKTQVPFLDAFIEETLRLCSPAGGVTKQTLCDMTVLGHFIPKGTTILFLLTGPTINLPGAEVDEARRSETSQKTSGEGVGDWSRSRFPPGEFHAERWLHADENGGSVRFDNRAGPFLSFSNGPRGCWGKRLAYLELKLIITLLVWDLKFARLPEELRDDGLVQGLFTKPKSCLVKLESLSVTG; this comes from the exons ATGGCCGGATtcctcgctgtcgctgctgctgctgctgtcgcaGTAGCCGCGATCCTACGCCTCGTCTacctcggcctgctgcccAGGCCCATCCCCGGGATCCCATGTAACAAAGACTCGACCACGCGGCTCATGGGGGACGCGCCGTACTTCATAGAGCTCGGGAAGAGCGGCGCTTTCTGGATCACCTTCTTCACGGACCTGCTGGCCAGGCACAACACGCCGATCGCGCAGTACTTTACGGGCCCGTTGTCAGGCTCCCACGTTGTCGTCGCGGACTATCGCGAGGCCCGCGACCTCATGACGAAGCGCGGCAAGGACCTCGCCCGGGGCTCCAAGAACAACCACGTGTGGCAGGGGGTGCTCCCCGAGCATTTCATCGCCATGGAGGACTTCCATCCCTCCTTCAAGCACGCCAAGTTCCTCACCAAAGACTTGATGACGCCGAGCTTCCTGCATGGT GTATCCGCGCCCGCTTCGTATAAAACGGTCGTCAACTTTATCAAGTTCTGGAAGCGCAAGGCCGTTCTGGCCGATGGGCTGCCGTTCGATGCGGCCGAGGACTTGGAGGGCTTCACTTACGATATCATGATGACCGCTGCCTTCGGGATCGCAGAGCAGGACAGCCACACCGTGGACCGGCTGAACACTCCCCAGACCGCCAAGGACGTCAGACTTGTTGGCGACGGGCCCGGGAAGGTGGCCGAGTTCCCGCCCATCAAGATCCCCGAGATGATTTCCGCCCTCCATGTGCTCAACGACAGCCTCAACGGGGCGTTCTGGTTGGGGAAgccggccgtcttccacGCCGTGAACAACCTCCGCCCATCGGTCCGCCGGGCCTTCGGGTCCAAGAGATCGATCATCCAGTCCCACATCGACCGCTccgtcgagaagcagctGTCTTCTCGGGGCGGCTCGAAGGAGGACTTCGCCTCGGCCGTGGATTACGTCATCTCCCGCGAGatctccgccgccggaaACGACGGGCGACGGCCCGTTTTCGACTCTCTGCGCCTGAACGACATGCTGTGGGGCTACTTCGTCGGCGGGCACGACTCCACGCACAGCACGCTGTGCTTCACCGTCAAGTACCTCGGGGACAACCAGGACGCCCAGTCGAGGCTGCGCGGGGCCTTGCGGGCCGCCTACCCCGAAGCCCGCGAGCAGGGGCGGGAGCCGACGGTGGACGAGATCGTCAAGACGCAGGTCCCCTTCCTCGACGCCTTCATCGAGGAGACGCTCCGCTTGTGCAGCCCCGCCGGCGGGGTGACGAAGCAGACGCTCTGCGACATGACGGTGCTGGGGCATTTCATCCCCAAGGGCACTACGATCCTGTTCCTGCTGACCGGGCCCACCATCAATCTtcccggcgccgaggtcgacgaggcgaggCGCAGCGAGACGTCGCAGAAGACGtcgggcgagggcgtcggcgactGGTCCCGCAGCCGGTTCCCTCCCGGCGAGTTCCACGCCGAGCGGTGGTTGCACGCCGACGAGAACGGGGGGAGTGTCAGGTTCGACAACAGGGCCGGGCCCTTTCTCAGCTTCAGCAACGGGCCTAGGGGCTGCTGGGGCAAGCGGCTGGCGTACCTAGAACTCAAGTTAATCATCACGTTGCTGGTCTGGGATCTGAAGTTCGCGAGGCTGCCCGAGGAGTTGAGGGACGACGGCCTTGTCCAGGGGTTGTTTACGAAGCCCAAGTCTTGCTTGGTGAAGCTGGAGAGTCTTTCCGTCACGGGTTGA